From the genome of Mesorhizobium japonicum MAFF 303099, one region includes:
- a CDS encoding exodeoxyribonuclease III, with protein MKLATFNINNINSRLENLLAWLAAAKPDVVCLQELKARDMQFPRTALADAGYGAVWKGEPTWNGVAILARGAEPVLTRDALPGDDADRQSRYIEAAVDGIVIACLYAPNGNPQPGPKFQYKLAWHARLEAHAAQLLDTGLPVVLAGDYNIVPEPRDIYATRSYDDNALVQPESRAAFAALIEQGWVDALRKIYPKETLYTFWDYRRNRWPRDAGLRLDHILLSKTLARRLKGAGIDRDVRGEDGASDHAPVWVELK; from the coding sequence ATGAAACTCGCCACCTTCAACATCAACAACATCAACAGCCGGCTGGAAAACCTGCTGGCCTGGCTGGCGGCGGCAAAGCCCGATGTCGTCTGCCTGCAGGAACTCAAGGCGCGCGACATGCAGTTTCCGCGCACCGCGCTTGCCGATGCCGGCTATGGCGCGGTGTGGAAGGGCGAGCCGACATGGAACGGCGTCGCCATCCTGGCGCGCGGCGCGGAGCCGGTGCTGACCCGCGATGCCTTGCCCGGCGACGATGCCGACCGGCAAAGCCGCTATATCGAGGCGGCGGTCGACGGCATCGTCATCGCTTGCCTCTATGCGCCGAACGGCAATCCGCAGCCGGGGCCGAAATTCCAGTACAAGCTTGCCTGGCACGCGCGGCTGGAGGCGCATGCGGCGCAGCTTCTCGACACCGGCCTGCCGGTCGTGCTGGCCGGCGACTACAACATCGTGCCCGAGCCGCGCGACATCTATGCCACGCGCTCCTATGACGACAACGCGCTGGTGCAGCCGGAAAGCCGCGCCGCCTTCGCCGCCCTCATCGAGCAGGGCTGGGTCGACGCGCTGCGAAAAATCTATCCGAAAGAGACGCTCTACACCTTCTGGGACTATCGGCGGAACCGCTGGCCGCGCGATGCGGGCCTCAGGCTCGACCACATCTTGCTGTCGAAGACGCTCGCCCGCCGGCTGAAAGGGGCGGGTATCGACCGCGACGTGCGCGGTGAGGACGGCGCCAGCGACCACGCGCCTGTCTGGGTGGAGCTGAAGTAG
- a CDS encoding alpha/beta hydrolase family protein yields MTSFLFDGFDTAPVTILLAHGAGASMDSPSMTATAKALATAGVQVARFEFHYMAARRYGHRKPPPRAETVNPEYIKAIADLRARGVTGKLIIGGKSMGGRVASMVADEMFAKGEISGLVCLGYPFHPPGKPDQLRTKHLTGLKTPTLIFQGTRDEFGTRDEVAGYGLSDQIEVIWLEDGDHDLKPRKGISGFSTADHLKTLAETVKAWAGRIAS; encoded by the coding sequence ATGACCAGCTTCCTCTTCGACGGCTTCGACACCGCTCCCGTCACCATCCTGCTCGCCCACGGCGCCGGCGCATCGATGGATTCTCCCTCGATGACCGCAACCGCCAAGGCTTTGGCCACGGCCGGTGTCCAGGTCGCGCGCTTCGAATTCCACTATATGGCGGCGCGCCGTTACGGCCACCGCAAGCCGCCGCCGCGCGCCGAGACGGTCAATCCGGAATATATCAAGGCGATCGCTGACCTCAGGGCCAGGGGCGTGACCGGGAAGCTGATCATCGGCGGCAAGTCGATGGGTGGGCGTGTCGCTTCCATGGTTGCGGACGAGATGTTCGCCAAGGGGGAGATTTCAGGGCTGGTCTGTCTCGGCTATCCCTTCCATCCGCCTGGAAAGCCCGACCAGCTGCGCACCAAACATTTGACCGGGCTGAAGACGCCGACGCTGATCTTTCAAGGCACGCGAGACGAGTTCGGCACGCGCGACGAAGTGGCGGGGTATGGGCTGTCGGACCAGATCGAGGTGATCTGGCTGGAGGATGGCGACCACGATCTCAAGCCGCGCAAGGGCATTTCGGGATTCTCCACCGCCGATCATCTGAAGACGCTGGCGGAGACGGTGAAGGCTTGGGCAGGCCGGATCGCCTCCTGA
- a CDS encoding mobile mystery protein A: protein MSLKQAVRQQYQAVVDLAQAGNIQIPVEGWIRTVRKALGMSGAQLAGRMGVTRARIAQVEQAELEGGVTLKSMQATAEAMGCRFVYAFVPPETIEAIIVAQARKKAKAIVATAGKHMALEDQAVGGNRTEREVSRLTSELLYEMPSDFWQDK from the coding sequence ATGAGCTTAAAACAGGCTGTTCGCCAACAATACCAGGCAGTGGTGGATCTCGCCCAAGCCGGGAATATCCAGATACCTGTTGAAGGTTGGATAAGAACTGTGCGGAAGGCGCTCGGCATGTCGGGCGCGCAGCTTGCAGGGCGCATGGGCGTAACCCGCGCCCGCATTGCCCAGGTGGAGCAGGCCGAACTCGAAGGTGGCGTCACCCTGAAGTCGATGCAGGCCACGGCCGAGGCGATGGGGTGCCGGTTCGTCTATGCGTTCGTTCCGCCCGAGACGATCGAGGCCATCATCGTTGCCCAGGCACGCAAAAAGGCGAAGGCGATTGTCGCCACCGCCGGCAAGCACATGGCCCTCGAAGACCAGGCAGTGGGGGGCAACCGGACGGAACGGGAAGTGAGCCGCCTGACAAGCGAGTTGCTGTATGAGATGCCGTCCGATTTCTGGCAGGACAAATGA
- a CDS encoding WD40 repeat domain-containing protein, with the protein MTRLADRLLAVLLMALAAACLVHLYLLPGGKDFGLTAMREPWATQLVAFSLLAFACLAGAVLFWAGLLPGRPAHLTGAPLFGRAAEVQETGRPGLRKIFLALPLIVLAALAVDRFGPWGGGEVTARPNEPKMAEPKPSEPKPDEPKLTEPKPAEPKGQDVASAPPAPVPAPAPQPAPPPIAANPPPVAVPAAPPVAMPPAPVAPPEVAVIPPPTVAPLPPPPPAAPTQPDGHRDAVVWLAVAPDGRSIMSASTDRVIKLWDIGGKQLIRNLGVHKDMARTALYMPDGVSALTGGDDGEIVLRKLADGAVLHVFQAGQNGGVNKLAISPDGKRAVSGHDTGNVIVWDLVNNSVLHVLTGHDWSISAVAVSPDGKQALSGSIDGTLKLWDIESGKQLRSWHGHEQGTYGAVFTADAHRLITGSGDLTIKVWDLDSGREVKRFEGHEGTVYALALSADGKRLLSGSLDGTARLWDMETGNQIALFDSQTGPIYAVAFAPDGTVLTGGYDRTIRDWPAAGGDGVVLFAGAPG; encoded by the coding sequence ATGACCAGGCTCGCCGACAGATTGCTTGCGGTGCTGTTGATGGCGCTGGCCGCGGCTTGCCTCGTCCATCTCTATCTCTTGCCGGGCGGCAAGGATTTCGGCCTGACGGCCATGCGTGAGCCCTGGGCAACGCAGCTGGTGGCCTTCTCGCTGCTGGCGTTCGCCTGCCTCGCCGGCGCGGTGCTGTTCTGGGCCGGGCTGTTGCCGGGGCGGCCTGCGCATCTGACCGGAGCGCCGCTGTTCGGCCGCGCGGCCGAAGTGCAGGAGACCGGCAGGCCCGGTCTGCGCAAGATCTTCCTCGCCTTGCCGTTGATCGTGCTGGCGGCGCTGGCCGTCGACCGGTTCGGCCCGTGGGGCGGCGGCGAGGTGACCGCCCGGCCGAATGAACCGAAGATGGCCGAGCCCAAGCCCAGTGAACCCAAGCCCGACGAACCCAAACTTACCGAACCCAAACCTGCCGAGCCGAAGGGCCAGGATGTCGCCAGCGCGCCACCGGCCCCTGTGCCAGCTCCAGCCCCGCAACCCGCCCCGCCACCGATAGCCGCCAACCCGCCGCCGGTGGCTGTGCCGGCGGCGCCACCCGTGGCCATGCCGCCGGCGCCCGTCGCGCCGCCGGAGGTCGCGGTCATTCCGCCGCCCACCGTGGCGCCGTTGCCGCCACCGCCGCCGGCGGCGCCGACGCAGCCCGACGGCCATCGCGACGCGGTCGTCTGGCTTGCGGTGGCGCCGGACGGCCGATCGATCATGAGCGCCAGCACCGATCGTGTGATCAAGCTGTGGGACATTGGCGGCAAGCAGCTGATCCGAAATCTCGGTGTCCACAAGGACATGGCGCGCACGGCGCTCTACATGCCCGACGGCGTCAGCGCGCTGACGGGTGGCGACGATGGCGAGATCGTGCTGCGCAAACTCGCCGATGGCGCTGTGCTGCATGTCTTCCAGGCTGGCCAGAATGGCGGCGTCAACAAGCTCGCGATCAGCCCGGACGGCAAGCGCGCCGTCAGCGGGCATGACACCGGCAACGTCATCGTCTGGGACCTCGTCAACAATTCCGTTCTGCATGTGCTGACCGGGCACGACTGGTCGATCAGCGCGGTCGCCGTTTCGCCCGACGGCAAGCAGGCGCTCAGCGGCAGCATCGACGGCACGCTGAAACTCTGGGACATCGAAAGCGGCAAGCAATTGCGCAGCTGGCACGGCCACGAGCAAGGCACCTATGGCGCCGTGTTCACCGCCGACGCGCATCGTCTGATCACCGGCAGCGGCGACCTGACGATCAAGGTCTGGGATCTCGACAGCGGCCGCGAGGTGAAGCGCTTCGAGGGCCATGAAGGCACGGTCTATGCGCTGGCGCTGTCGGCCGACGGCAAGCGCCTGCTGTCAGGTTCGCTCGACGGCACGGCGCGGCTGTGGGACATGGAAACCGGCAACCAGATCGCCCTATTCGACAGCCAGACCGGCCCGATCTACGCAGTGGCCTTCGCCCCCGACGGCACGGTGCTGACCGGCGGCTACGACCGAACCATCAGGGATTGGCCCGCGGCTGGAGGGGATGGGGTGGTGCTGTTTGCAGGGGCACCGGGGTGA
- a CDS encoding isochorismatase family protein, with amino-acid sequence MATGWSGKGAGGVVILGAQSDFCVAATVKGAIARGLGVTVVSDAHSTLDSAAESAEQIIARHNREFAEAGVNLVTTKALVGG; translated from the coding sequence TTGGCGACTGGGTGGTCGGGCAAGGGGGCCGGTGGGGTTGTGATCCTCGGCGCGCAGAGCGATTTTTGCGTCGCGGCAACCGTCAAGGGCGCGATCGCCAGGGGGCTCGGCGTCACCGTGGTTTCCGATGCCCACAGCACGCTGGACAGTGCCGCCGAGAGCGCCGAGCAGATCATCGCCCGACATAATCGCGAATTCGCCGAGGCCGGCGTCAATCTGGTGACGACAAAGGCGCTGGTTGGCGGCTGA
- a CDS encoding mobile mystery protein B, translating into MIAPDYPVGATPLDPNELAGLKHRHITTQAELDELEQANITSGLLWLSRTRRKDILSDGFAIELHRQLFGQVWNWAGAFRTTGKNIGVDPAQIGSQLRVVLDDARYWADKGTYMPREAAVRLHHRIVFVHPFANGNGRHARILADAVLEKIYKVDPIDWTAGSDLQKMNERRAGYIAALKAADRHDITPLLAFVGLARLP; encoded by the coding sequence ATGATTGCGCCCGACTATCCCGTGGGCGCGACGCCGCTTGATCCCAACGAGCTCGCCGGATTGAAGCACAGGCACATCACCACGCAGGCCGAACTCGATGAGCTGGAGCAAGCCAACATCACCTCCGGCCTGCTTTGGCTTTCCCGGACAAGAAGGAAGGACATTCTCAGCGACGGCTTTGCCATAGAGCTTCACCGGCAGCTGTTTGGCCAGGTCTGGAACTGGGCAGGAGCCTTCAGGACTACCGGCAAGAACATCGGCGTCGATCCCGCGCAAATCGGGTCGCAATTGCGGGTGGTTCTTGATGACGCGCGATACTGGGCGGATAAGGGCACCTATATGCCCAGAGAGGCTGCGGTGCGTTTGCACCACCGGATCGTGTTCGTCCATCCGTTCGCGAACGGCAATGGGCGCCATGCCCGCATCCTTGCCGATGCCGTGTTAGAGAAAATATACAAGGTCGACCCGATAGACTGGACCGCCGGCTCCGATCTGCAGAAAATGAACGAAAGGCGGGCGGGTTATATCGCGGCGCTCAAAGCCGCCGACCGCCACGATATCACCCCGCTGCTGGCTTTTGTCGGATTGGCAAGGCTGCCCTAG